One genomic window of Solanum dulcamara chromosome 12, daSolDulc1.2, whole genome shotgun sequence includes the following:
- the LOC129877320 gene encoding uncharacterized protein LOC129877320 isoform X1: protein MSGTSALLQLWQIPSSSLFFGHSKFSKGLYLVPVRVMYPMSCFCKQMQTTTYEILKGSYVSNPPNQQENKEKLTPKVENVGAFQKLPMVMPSVDILHSALKKAKRVSPTKGIANAAKRERNKGAKQLDALMKELAVPLRTYKENFPNKKYLHPYERSLIELTLGDGNYEDVLGKLEALRKKVVSVGKEYASLCAKSLSKREAEERLNEGLKRVEEIFDRDGKAVDELLSIAKTLRAMPVVNLETPTLCLVGAPNVGKSSLVRVLSTGKPEICNYPFTTRGILMGHINLSYQNFQVTDTPGILRRSDVDRNNLEKLTLAVLTHLPTAVLYVHDLSGECGMSPSDQFVIYKEMRERFSSHIWLDVVSKCDLLQVSPVIFATDDCNSDNFELVRYRKMGPDGALNVSVKNEIGLHELKKRVYELLVSQSERIKNQQSNEEEPEVPS, encoded by the exons ATGAGCGGGACTTCAGCTCTCCTTCAGCTATGGCAAATTCCGTCCTCATCACTGTTTTTCGGACATTCCAAGTTTTCTAAAG GTCTGTACTTGGTTCCTGTGCGTGTTATGTATCCCATGTCATGTTTCTGTAAGCAAATGCAGACTACTACCTATGAAATTCTTAAAGGAAGCTATGTATCAAATCCACCGAACCAACAAGAAAACAAA GAAAAATTGACACCTAAGGTAGAAAATGTAGGTGCATTTCAAAAATTACCCATGGTAATGCCATCTGTAGATATTCTACATTCAGCACTGAAGAAAGCAAAGAGGGTCTCGCCTACAAAGG GCATTGCTAATGCTGCAAAACGTGAGAGAAATAAAGGCGCAAAACAACTTGACGCATTAATGAAG GAGTTGGCTGTGCCCTTGAGGACATACAAAGAGAACTtcccaaacaaaaaatatttgcaCCCTTATGAACGATCTTTGATTGAGTTAACACTTGGAGATGGAAACTATGAAGAT GTATTGGGAAAGCTAGAAGCTTTAAGGAAAAAAGTGGTATCAGTTGGAAAGGAATATGCATCATTATGTGCTAAG TCATTATCTAAACGAGAAGCAGAGGAGCGACTGAATGAG GGATTGAAAAGAGTTGAGGAAATATTTGATCGTGATGGAAAAGCTGTTGATGAACTATTGAGCATTGCCAAG ACATTACGGGCAATGCCAGTTGTCAATCTGGAAACACCAACTCTCTGTCTTGTTGGTGCTCCCAATGTCGGAAAATCATCTTTGGTTCGCGTACTTTCGACAGGGAAGCCTGAG ATCTGCAACTATCCTTTCACAACTAGAGGAATTCTGATGGGTCATATTAATTTGAGCTACCAGAATTTTCAG GTTACTGATACCCCTGGTATCTTAAGGAGATCTGATG TGGACAGGAATAACTTGGAAAAGTTAACACTTGCTGTTCTCACTCATTTGCCAACTGCAGTACTTTATGTTCATGATTTATCTGGAGAATGTGGGATGTCACCTTCTGATCAG TTTGTGATCTATAAGGAAATGAGAGAGAGATTCAGCAGCCATATTTGGCTTGATGTCGTGTCCAAATGTGACTTACTGCAAGTATCTCCTGTCATCTTTGCAACAGATGATTGTAATTCTGATAACTTTGAGCTGGTGAGATATAGGAAGATGGGACCTGATGGAGCCTTAAATGTGTCGGTAAAGAATGAGATTGGTCTTCATGAG TTGAAGAAAAGAGTTTACGAGCTGCTTGTTTCTCAATCAGAAAGGATCAAAAATCAACAGAGCAACGAGGAAGAGCCGGAAGTTCCAAGCTAG
- the LOC129877320 gene encoding uncharacterized protein LOC129877320 isoform X2, with protein sequence MSGTSALLQLWQIPSSSLFFGHSKFSKGLYLVPVRVMYPMSCFCKQMQTTTYEILKGSYVSNPPNQQENKEKLTPKVENVGAFQKLPMVMPSVDILHSALKKAKRVSPTKGIANAAKRERNKGAKQLDALMKELAVPLRTYKENFPNKKYLHPYERSLIELTLGDGNYEDVLGKLEALRKKVVSVGKEYASLCAKTLRAMPVVNLETPTLCLVGAPNVGKSSLVRVLSTGKPEICNYPFTTRGILMGHINLSYQNFQVTDTPGILRRSDVDRNNLEKLTLAVLTHLPTAVLYVHDLSGECGMSPSDQFVIYKEMRERFSSHIWLDVVSKCDLLQVSPVIFATDDCNSDNFELVRYRKMGPDGALNVSVKNEIGLHELKKRVYELLVSQSERIKNQQSNEEEPEVPS encoded by the exons ATGAGCGGGACTTCAGCTCTCCTTCAGCTATGGCAAATTCCGTCCTCATCACTGTTTTTCGGACATTCCAAGTTTTCTAAAG GTCTGTACTTGGTTCCTGTGCGTGTTATGTATCCCATGTCATGTTTCTGTAAGCAAATGCAGACTACTACCTATGAAATTCTTAAAGGAAGCTATGTATCAAATCCACCGAACCAACAAGAAAACAAA GAAAAATTGACACCTAAGGTAGAAAATGTAGGTGCATTTCAAAAATTACCCATGGTAATGCCATCTGTAGATATTCTACATTCAGCACTGAAGAAAGCAAAGAGGGTCTCGCCTACAAAGG GCATTGCTAATGCTGCAAAACGTGAGAGAAATAAAGGCGCAAAACAACTTGACGCATTAATGAAG GAGTTGGCTGTGCCCTTGAGGACATACAAAGAGAACTtcccaaacaaaaaatatttgcaCCCTTATGAACGATCTTTGATTGAGTTAACACTTGGAGATGGAAACTATGAAGAT GTATTGGGAAAGCTAGAAGCTTTAAGGAAAAAAGTGGTATCAGTTGGAAAGGAATATGCATCATTATGTGCTAAG ACATTACGGGCAATGCCAGTTGTCAATCTGGAAACACCAACTCTCTGTCTTGTTGGTGCTCCCAATGTCGGAAAATCATCTTTGGTTCGCGTACTTTCGACAGGGAAGCCTGAG ATCTGCAACTATCCTTTCACAACTAGAGGAATTCTGATGGGTCATATTAATTTGAGCTACCAGAATTTTCAG GTTACTGATACCCCTGGTATCTTAAGGAGATCTGATG TGGACAGGAATAACTTGGAAAAGTTAACACTTGCTGTTCTCACTCATTTGCCAACTGCAGTACTTTATGTTCATGATTTATCTGGAGAATGTGGGATGTCACCTTCTGATCAG TTTGTGATCTATAAGGAAATGAGAGAGAGATTCAGCAGCCATATTTGGCTTGATGTCGTGTCCAAATGTGACTTACTGCAAGTATCTCCTGTCATCTTTGCAACAGATGATTGTAATTCTGATAACTTTGAGCTGGTGAGATATAGGAAGATGGGACCTGATGGAGCCTTAAATGTGTCGGTAAAGAATGAGATTGGTCTTCATGAG TTGAAGAAAAGAGTTTACGAGCTGCTTGTTTCTCAATCAGAAAGGATCAAAAATCAACAGAGCAACGAGGAAGAGCCGGAAGTTCCAAGCTAG